In Quercus robur chromosome 11, dhQueRobu3.1, whole genome shotgun sequence, the following proteins share a genomic window:
- the LOC126705805 gene encoding G-type lectin S-receptor-like serine/threonine-protein kinase At4g27290 isoform X2, giving the protein MDLNAIMFQGTILLLFSWCTNAADSITQSQTISEGRTLVSADGSFELGFFSPGSSTNRYLGIWYKNIPVKTVVWVANRRNPIKDLSGVLMINNTSNLVLLSQNTTSIVWYANSTKQASNPIVQLLDSGNLVIRDGNDGNSGNYLWQSFDFPTDTLLSGMKLGWDLKSGLVRTLSAWKNWDDPSPGDFTCRMELHENPEAVMWKGSEEYYRSGPWNGLRFSGAPELRPNPVFKFNFVSNENEAYYEYHNLDKSVISRMVMNQTNYSRQRFIWIEADSTWSLYAYVPRDNCDSYNLCGPYGNCIIGGSPICQCLKGFQPKSQRTWNPMNWSQGCVRRTQLSCQGKDKDGFLKFGGLKLPDATNSWVSKNTSLEECRIKCLNNCSCMAYTNSDIRGGGSGCAIWYGNLIDIRQLSAGGQDLYVRMAASELGEAKDEQKTRVIVIVIVAVAAALIPGMLLIAYLICKSGKKFREKMENNMIIDRSIKRQRKDLELPFFDLSTIKKATDNFSSNNKLGEGGFGPVYKGTLIDGHEIAVKRLSQSSRQGLNEFINEVELIAKLQHQNLVRLLGCCIQGEETMLIYEYMANKSLDSFIFDQAKGKILPWSKRFHIINGIARGLLYLHEDSRLRIIHRDLKPSNVLLDSEMNPKISDFGLARIFERNQIEGNTNRVVGTYGYMAPEYAIDGLFSVKSDVFSFGILLLEIVSGKKNRGFYHPNHSLNLTGHVRIQKLYMHGNYGEKASLWN; this is encoded by the exons ATGGATTTGAATGCCATTATGTTTCAGGGTACCATCTTACTTCTATTCTCTTGGTGCACCAATGCAGCTGATAGCATTACTCAATCCCAGACAATCAGCGAGGGCAGAACTTTGGTGTCAGCAGATGGAAGCTTTGAACTGGGTTTCTTTAGTCCAGGTAGTTCCACCAATCGTTACTTGGGAATATGGTACAAGAATATCCCAGTTAAAACTGTTGTTTGGGTAGCAAACCGACGCAACCCAATCAAAGACTTGTCTGGGGTGTTGATGATAAACAACACTAGCAATCTTGTTCTTCTCAGCCAGAATACTACTAGCATTGTTTGGTACGCAAATTCAACAAAACAAGCTTCGAATCCAATAGTACAGCTTTTAGATTCTGGGAATTTAGTAATAAGAGATGGGAATGATGGAAATTCAGGAAACTATTTGTGGCAAAGCTTTGATTTTCCTACTGATACATTGTTATCCGGAATGAAGCTTGGATGGGACTTAAAATCTGGTCTTGTCCGGACTTTATCAGCATGGAAGAATTGGGATGATCCATCTCCTGGAGACTTTACCTGTAGAATGGAACTTCATGAAAATCCTGAAGCAGTTATGTGGAAAGGCTCAGAGGAGTACTACCGGAGTGGCCCGTGGAATGGCCTTAGATTCAGTGGTGCACCGGAGTTAAGGCCCAACCCCGTTTTCAAGTTCAATTTCGTCTCCAATGAGAACGAGGCATACTATGAGTACCACAACTTAGATAAATCAGTAATCTCAAGAATGGTTATGAACCAAACCAACTATTCCCGTCAACGATTCATATGGATTGAAGCAGATTCAACTTGGAGTCTGTATGCATATGTGCCAAGAGACAATTGTGACAGTTACAACCTTTGTGGTCCCTACGGAAATTGTATCATTGGTGGTTCACCAATCTGTCAGTGTTTAAAAGGATTCCAGCCTAAATCACAACGAACATGGAACCCAATGAACTGGTCTCAAGGATGCGTACGCAGGACACAATTGAGTTGCCAAGGTAAAGATAAAGATGGGTTTCTAAAATTTGGTGGGCTCAAGTTGCCAGATGCTACAAACTCTTGGGTGAGCAAAAATACGAGCCTTGAAGAATGCAGGATCAAATGCTTGAACAATTGTTCATGTATGGCTTATACAAATTCAGATATCAGAGGAGGAGGTAGTGGCTGTGCCATTTGGTATGGAAATCTAATTGATATTAGACAACTTTCAGCTGGTGGGCAGGATCTGTATGTTCGAATGGCTGCTTCAGAGTTAG GAGAGGCCAAAGATGAGCAAAAGACAAGGGTCATAGTGATAGTTATAGTTGCAGTTGCCGCTGCCCTAATTCCTGGGATGCTCTTAATTGCCTATCTCATTTGCAAAAGCGGGAAAAAGTTCAGAG AGAAAATGGAGAACAACATGATCATAGATCGGAGCATTAAACGCCAAAGAAAAGATTTGGAGCTCCCATTCTTTGACCTGTCTACAATCAAAAAGGCCACAGACAATTTTTCAAGCAACAACAAGCTTGGGGAAGGTGGTTTTGGACCTGTATACAAG GGTACACTAATAGATGGACACGAGATTGCTGTAAAGAGACTTTCACAAAGTTCTAGACAAGGATTGAATGAGTTCATAAATGAAGTAGAATTGATTGCCAAACTTCAGCATCAAAATCTTGTTAGGCTTCTTGGTTGTTGCATTCAAGGAGAGGAGACAATGCTAATCTATGAATATATGGCCAACAAAAGCTTGGACTCCTTCATTTTTG ATCAAGCAAAAGGCAAAATTCTACCTTGGTCTAAGCGGTTCCACATTATTAATGGCATTGCTCGGGGGCTTCTCTATCTTCATGAAGATTCCAGACTAAGGATTATACACAGAGATCTTAAACCAAGTAATGTATTACTTGATAGTGAGatgaacccaaaaatatcaGATTTTGGCTTGGCTAGAATATTTGAAAGAAATCAAATTGAAGGAAATACAAATAGAGTGGTTGGAACTTA CGGTTACATGGCACCTGAGTATGCCATTGATGGACTTTTCTCAGTAAAATCCGATGTCTTTAGCTTCGGAATTTTATTACTAGAGATAGTAAGTGGAAAGAAGAATCGAGGGTTTTACCATCCAAACCATAGTCTTAATCTCACTGGACATGTGAGGATCCAAAAACTTTACAT GCATGGAAATTATGGAGAGAAGGCAAGCCTTTGGAACTAA
- the LOC126705805 gene encoding G-type lectin S-receptor-like serine/threonine-protein kinase At4g27290 isoform X1 encodes MDLNAIMFQGTILLLFSWCTNAADSITQSQTISEGRTLVSADGSFELGFFSPGSSTNRYLGIWYKNIPVKTVVWVANRRNPIKDLSGVLMINNTSNLVLLSQNTTSIVWYANSTKQASNPIVQLLDSGNLVIRDGNDGNSGNYLWQSFDFPTDTLLSGMKLGWDLKSGLVRTLSAWKNWDDPSPGDFTCRMELHENPEAVMWKGSEEYYRSGPWNGLRFSGAPELRPNPVFKFNFVSNENEAYYEYHNLDKSVISRMVMNQTNYSRQRFIWIEADSTWSLYAYVPRDNCDSYNLCGPYGNCIIGGSPICQCLKGFQPKSQRTWNPMNWSQGCVRRTQLSCQGKDKDGFLKFGGLKLPDATNSWVSKNTSLEECRIKCLNNCSCMAYTNSDIRGGGSGCAIWYGNLIDIRQLSAGGQDLYVRMAASELGEAKDEQKTRVIVIVIVAVAAALIPGMLLIAYLICKSGKKFREKMENNMIIDRSIKRQRKDLELPFFDLSTIKKATDNFSSNNKLGEGGFGPVYKGTLIDGHEIAVKRLSQSSRQGLNEFINEVELIAKLQHQNLVRLLGCCIQGEETMLIYEYMANKSLDSFIFDQAKGKILPWSKRFHIINGIARGLLYLHEDSRLRIIHRDLKPSNVLLDSEMNPKISDFGLARIFERNQIEGNTNRVVGTYGYMAPEYAIDGLFSVKSDVFSFGILLLEIVSGKKNRGFYHPNHSLNLTGHAWKLWREGKPLELIDMCSDNSCTLPEMLRCIHVSLLCVQQLPKDRPNMSSVVMMLGSESLLPEPKEPSFLIGKNSLDVDSSLSKHQSSSTNEISITQLEAR; translated from the exons ATGGATTTGAATGCCATTATGTTTCAGGGTACCATCTTACTTCTATTCTCTTGGTGCACCAATGCAGCTGATAGCATTACTCAATCCCAGACAATCAGCGAGGGCAGAACTTTGGTGTCAGCAGATGGAAGCTTTGAACTGGGTTTCTTTAGTCCAGGTAGTTCCACCAATCGTTACTTGGGAATATGGTACAAGAATATCCCAGTTAAAACTGTTGTTTGGGTAGCAAACCGACGCAACCCAATCAAAGACTTGTCTGGGGTGTTGATGATAAACAACACTAGCAATCTTGTTCTTCTCAGCCAGAATACTACTAGCATTGTTTGGTACGCAAATTCAACAAAACAAGCTTCGAATCCAATAGTACAGCTTTTAGATTCTGGGAATTTAGTAATAAGAGATGGGAATGATGGAAATTCAGGAAACTATTTGTGGCAAAGCTTTGATTTTCCTACTGATACATTGTTATCCGGAATGAAGCTTGGATGGGACTTAAAATCTGGTCTTGTCCGGACTTTATCAGCATGGAAGAATTGGGATGATCCATCTCCTGGAGACTTTACCTGTAGAATGGAACTTCATGAAAATCCTGAAGCAGTTATGTGGAAAGGCTCAGAGGAGTACTACCGGAGTGGCCCGTGGAATGGCCTTAGATTCAGTGGTGCACCGGAGTTAAGGCCCAACCCCGTTTTCAAGTTCAATTTCGTCTCCAATGAGAACGAGGCATACTATGAGTACCACAACTTAGATAAATCAGTAATCTCAAGAATGGTTATGAACCAAACCAACTATTCCCGTCAACGATTCATATGGATTGAAGCAGATTCAACTTGGAGTCTGTATGCATATGTGCCAAGAGACAATTGTGACAGTTACAACCTTTGTGGTCCCTACGGAAATTGTATCATTGGTGGTTCACCAATCTGTCAGTGTTTAAAAGGATTCCAGCCTAAATCACAACGAACATGGAACCCAATGAACTGGTCTCAAGGATGCGTACGCAGGACACAATTGAGTTGCCAAGGTAAAGATAAAGATGGGTTTCTAAAATTTGGTGGGCTCAAGTTGCCAGATGCTACAAACTCTTGGGTGAGCAAAAATACGAGCCTTGAAGAATGCAGGATCAAATGCTTGAACAATTGTTCATGTATGGCTTATACAAATTCAGATATCAGAGGAGGAGGTAGTGGCTGTGCCATTTGGTATGGAAATCTAATTGATATTAGACAACTTTCAGCTGGTGGGCAGGATCTGTATGTTCGAATGGCTGCTTCAGAGTTAG GAGAGGCCAAAGATGAGCAAAAGACAAGGGTCATAGTGATAGTTATAGTTGCAGTTGCCGCTGCCCTAATTCCTGGGATGCTCTTAATTGCCTATCTCATTTGCAAAAGCGGGAAAAAGTTCAGAG AGAAAATGGAGAACAACATGATCATAGATCGGAGCATTAAACGCCAAAGAAAAGATTTGGAGCTCCCATTCTTTGACCTGTCTACAATCAAAAAGGCCACAGACAATTTTTCAAGCAACAACAAGCTTGGGGAAGGTGGTTTTGGACCTGTATACAAG GGTACACTAATAGATGGACACGAGATTGCTGTAAAGAGACTTTCACAAAGTTCTAGACAAGGATTGAATGAGTTCATAAATGAAGTAGAATTGATTGCCAAACTTCAGCATCAAAATCTTGTTAGGCTTCTTGGTTGTTGCATTCAAGGAGAGGAGACAATGCTAATCTATGAATATATGGCCAACAAAAGCTTGGACTCCTTCATTTTTG ATCAAGCAAAAGGCAAAATTCTACCTTGGTCTAAGCGGTTCCACATTATTAATGGCATTGCTCGGGGGCTTCTCTATCTTCATGAAGATTCCAGACTAAGGATTATACACAGAGATCTTAAACCAAGTAATGTATTACTTGATAGTGAGatgaacccaaaaatatcaGATTTTGGCTTGGCTAGAATATTTGAAAGAAATCAAATTGAAGGAAATACAAATAGAGTGGTTGGAACTTA CGGTTACATGGCACCTGAGTATGCCATTGATGGACTTTTCTCAGTAAAATCCGATGTCTTTAGCTTCGGAATTTTATTACTAGAGATAGTAAGTGGAAAGAAGAATCGAGGGTTTTACCATCCAAACCATAGTCTTAATCTCACTGGACAT GCATGGAAATTATGGAGAGAAGGCAAGCCTTTGGAACTAATTGATATGTGCTCAGACAACTCTTGCACTCTACCAGAGATGTTGCGTTGCATCCATGTTAGTCTCTTATGTGTGCAACAACTTCCGAAGGATAGGCCCAACATGTCATCTGTGGTTATGATGTTAGGCAGTGAGAGTTTACTACCTGAACCTAAAGAACCTAGTTTTCTTATAGGAAAAAATTCACTTGATGTGGATTCCTCATTGAGCAAACATCAATCGTCTTCAACAAATGAAATATCTATTACACAACTAGAGGCACGATAG